A window from Centropristis striata isolate RG_2023a ecotype Rhode Island chromosome 4, C.striata_1.0, whole genome shotgun sequence encodes these proteins:
- the LOC131969607 gene encoding uncharacterized protein LOC131969607 — MRSHNTDFIVVTFISLSLLLLKANAASKLSQTTLSNITDNGTKICHDGFMSVYISKVQYADLPFTIYVQDDRSGYYQVIAIAKQCHYFLGETDTFFILTVASSGCFVRRQKHMASLTVVIVTLADSGRVKNIKLIPILCESKMTEVNKNPLVSRHFFCNKDGFNITIHQNATVPPLNLDAVWIPSSPNCKPTKRSKDVVTFSFPFTDCGTRSVIADGIITYWVTIEVKQHLPKGSIFRDTPFHRTVHCSFALAQITQLGIKVQEEKSEYLSTVKTEGVLRTEMRFRLQVFLFLSRPTNIYKARPACVCGGVCSQT, encoded by the exons ATGAGGTCCCACAATACAGACTTCATTGTGGtgacatttatttcattatcgCTGCTTCTTTTGAAAGCAAATGCTGCTTCAAAACTATCTCAAACAACACTTTCTAACATAACGGATAATGGCACAAAGATTTGCCATGATGGTTTCATGTCTGTTTACATATCAAAGGTGCAATATGCAGATCTTCCCTTCACCATTTATGTTCAAG ATGACCGCAGTGGATATTACCAAGTCATCGCTATAGCAAAACAGTGCCACTACTTCCTTGGAGAAACTGACACCTTTTTCATCTTAACTGTTGCTTCCAGTGGATGTTTTGTGAGAAGACAA AAACATATGGCAAGTCTGACTGTTGTCATCGTGACACTTGCAGACAGTGGAAGAGTTAAAAATATCAAGTTAATACCAATCCTCTGTGAATCGAAAATGACAG aaGTGAACAAAAATCCCCTGGTATCAAGACATTTTTTCTGCAACAAGGATGGCTTCAACATTACCATCCACCAGAATGCTACAGTCCCACCTCTGAACCTGGATGCAGTCTGGATTCCTTCCAGCCCAAACTGTAAACCCACAAAAAGATCAAAGGATGTTGTCACTTTCAGCTTCCCGTTCACTGATTGTGGCACTCGGTCTGTG atagCTGATGGAATTATAACCTACTGGGTCACCATTGAGGTGAAACAACATCTGCCAAAAGGCTCAATATTTCGGGACACTCCTTTCca tcGCACAGTTCATTGTAGCTTTGCACTGGCCCAAATTACTCAGCTGGGCATCAAGGTTCAAGAAGAAAAATCTGAGTACTTGTCAACAGTGAAGACTGAGGGAGTTCTGCGGACTGAAATGAG ATTCCGATTACAAGTCTTTCTATTCCTCTCAAGACCCACCAACATTTACAAAGCTCGGCCAGCCTGTGTATGTGGAGGTGTTTGTTCTCAAACATGA
- the LOC131970679 gene encoding uncharacterized protein LOC131970679, translating to MLTMSADRWIFLFALCFISVSSNDEEDLFSNNACEDYLDECETHTLVAPLRSSVLLPCNFATRSPDSVSWAHTPGTYLIHLTSEGRIEFLDHRYGRVKAFPNQGSEGNFSICIDELKDSDLGCYRCLGGPNCLQVKLIAGEGALSGETRLLIYICVGVAAFILLSAAGYCCMKCILCYKNKTEDNAIIEGPEGAAPGGVSGPAEEPGRAPVDQQHRGAGNDELVYGAFTRLFFFQRL from the exons ATGCTGACGATGAGTGCTGACAGGTGGATTTTCCTCTTCGCCCTGtgctttatttctgtctcttcaAATG ACGAAGAAGACCTGTTCTCTAACAACGCTTGTGAGGACTATTTGGATGAATGTGAGACGCACACACTCGTCGCTCCACTTCGCTCCTCTGTGCTTCTCCCATGCAACTTTGCAACTCGTAGCCCTGACTCGGTGTCATGGGCACACACTCCTGGGACGTATCTGATCCATCTCACATCTGAAGGTCGTATTGAGTTCCTGGACCACAGGTACGGTCGGGTGAAAGCCTTTCCAAACCAGGGCTCAGAGGGGAACTTCTCCATCTGCATCGATGAGCTTAAGGACTCTGACCTGGGGTGTTATCGCTGTCTTGGGGGACCCAACTGTCTTCAAGTGAAGTTGATCGCTGGAGAAG GTGCTCTGAGCGGAGAGACGAGGCTACTGATTTACATCTGTGTCGGTGTGGCTGCCTTCATCCTGCTGAGCGCTGCTGGCTACTGCTGCATGAAGTGCATAT tgtgctataaaaacaaaacagaggacAATGCAATCATTGAAGGTCCTGAAGGTGCAGCTCCTGGGG GTGTCAGTGGTCCAGCTGAGGAACCAGGCAGAGCTCCAGTGGATCAACAGCACAGAG GAGCCGGCAATGATGAGCTTGTTTATGGTGCGTTCACACGGCTCTtcttctttcagaggctgtag